The following proteins come from a genomic window of Leptospira bandrabouensis:
- the ilvC gene encoding ketol-acid reductoisomerase, which produces MANIYYDDSCDLNLLKGKTIAVIGYGSQGHAQAQNMKDSGLKVIIGLRDGSKSVKEAKEAGFEVYNVAEAAKKADIIQILAPDTIQADMYKADIEPNLSEGKALVFSHGFNIHYDLITPPKNVDVYMVAPKGPGHLVRRVYTEGGGVPCLIAIYQDATGQAKARALAHASGVGGGRAGILETSFREETETDLFGEQAVLCGGVANLIMSGFETLTEAGYDPEIAYFECLHEVKLITDLIYEGGLARMRYSISDTAEYGDYISGPRIIDAGVKARMKDVLTDIQKDKGAAFAKRWMADTKAGYPEYKKLKEKNAAHPIEAVGAKLRSMMKWLAK; this is translated from the coding sequence ATGGCAAATATCTATTACGACGACAGTTGCGATCTAAATCTCCTTAAAGGTAAAACCATTGCAGTGATTGGCTACGGAAGCCAAGGTCACGCCCAAGCTCAAAACATGAAAGATTCTGGTTTGAAAGTCATTATTGGACTTCGCGATGGATCTAAATCAGTGAAGGAAGCCAAAGAAGCTGGCTTTGAAGTGTACAATGTTGCGGAAGCTGCAAAAAAAGCAGACATCATCCAAATCCTTGCTCCTGATACCATCCAAGCTGACATGTATAAGGCGGACATTGAACCGAACCTTAGCGAAGGAAAGGCTCTTGTTTTTTCTCATGGGTTTAACATCCATTACGATCTCATCACTCCTCCTAAAAACGTAGACGTGTATATGGTAGCTCCAAAAGGTCCAGGCCATTTGGTTCGCCGTGTTTACACAGAAGGTGGTGGAGTTCCTTGTTTAATTGCCATTTACCAAGATGCGACTGGCCAAGCAAAAGCACGCGCCCTTGCACACGCAAGTGGAGTAGGCGGGGGAAGAGCTGGAATTTTAGAAACATCTTTCCGTGAAGAAACAGAAACCGACCTCTTTGGAGAACAAGCAGTTCTTTGTGGTGGTGTGGCAAACCTCATTATGAGTGGATTTGAAACATTAACCGAAGCAGGATACGATCCTGAAATCGCATATTTTGAATGTTTACATGAAGTGAAACTCATCACTGATTTAATTTACGAAGGTGGACTGGCTCGTATGCGTTATTCCATCTCTGATACTGCAGAGTATGGTGATTATATCAGCGGACCACGTATCATTGATGCTGGTGTGAAAGCTCGTATGAAAGACGTTCTCACTGATATCCAAAAAGATAAAGGTGCAGCGTTCGCAAAACGTTGGATGGCTGATACAAAAGCGGGATACCCTGAGTATAAAAAACTCAAAGAAAAAAATGCGGCCCACCCGATCGAAGCAGTAGGAGCAAAACTACGTTCGATGATGAAGTGGCTTGCGAAGTAA
- a CDS encoding thiolase family protein, protein MKVTQKIVLAAPARTPFAQIGKALSQYSGHHLGKIVGEEVMKRSGLKPTDIDGVIVGEGFSNAPNSARVIANLLGLPMEIPCLTVANNCVSGLEAVAEATRRIMLGEGKVFLVIGEESQTSMPFVVKNARLNKKTNSLDSLVKLLPNDLPEGVELRDTLEDGLGDGETSFGMQVTAEILAQNYTLSRETQDKVAYESFKRAFDATQEGRYKPYIMEVKDDEGNMLQADEAVLLREGLVKNPTRMGRAMLLFDNPQMKFDQFKEKYSKYLKKSHGPTLSIFNASPRSDGAAGIIVASEDAAKKLGLTAKAYVNGFNMRGVDPNLMGLGQAEATIALLGETGDKIENIDIIEIHEAFAATAVAALEEIKSRTGLDWEKKFDEKKINPNGGSISIGHPFGATGVRLLHNAIMDFEENKDVKKVLVTACAHGGIAGSMIVERA, encoded by the coding sequence ATGAAAGTAACACAAAAGATAGTACTCGCAGCACCTGCACGAACTCCTTTTGCTCAAATTGGAAAGGCACTCTCGCAGTACTCTGGTCACCACCTCGGTAAAATCGTTGGTGAAGAAGTTATGAAACGCAGTGGATTAAAACCTACTGATATTGACGGTGTGATCGTGGGAGAAGGTTTTTCTAACGCACCTAACTCGGCACGTGTGATTGCAAACTTGCTTGGACTTCCTATGGAAATTCCATGCCTTACAGTTGCCAACAACTGTGTATCTGGTTTGGAAGCAGTTGCGGAAGCCACTCGCCGCATTATGCTTGGGGAAGGAAAAGTTTTCCTCGTCATTGGTGAAGAGTCACAAACTTCTATGCCATTTGTTGTAAAAAATGCGCGTCTTAACAAAAAAACAAACAGTTTAGACTCTCTTGTAAAACTTCTTCCAAATGACCTTCCTGAAGGTGTGGAACTTCGTGATACACTCGAGGACGGACTTGGTGATGGGGAAACTTCTTTCGGTATGCAAGTAACGGCAGAAATTCTCGCACAAAACTATACACTTTCTCGTGAAACACAAGACAAGGTAGCTTACGAATCTTTCAAACGTGCCTTTGATGCCACTCAAGAAGGTCGTTACAAACCATATATTATGGAAGTGAAAGACGATGAAGGGAACATGTTACAAGCTGATGAAGCAGTTCTACTTCGTGAAGGTCTTGTGAAAAACCCTACTCGTATGGGTCGTGCGATGTTACTCTTTGACAACCCTCAAATGAAATTTGACCAGTTCAAAGAAAAATACAGCAAATACTTAAAAAAATCTCATGGACCAACTCTTTCTATCTTCAATGCAAGCCCACGTTCTGATGGAGCGGCTGGTATCATTGTAGCGTCTGAAGATGCGGCTAAAAAATTAGGTCTTACTGCAAAAGCTTATGTGAATGGTTTTAACATGCGTGGTGTGGATCCAAACCTTATGGGTCTTGGCCAAGCAGAAGCAACTATCGCTCTTCTTGGGGAAACTGGTGATAAAATCGAAAACATCGACATCATCGAAATCCACGAAGCATTTGCTGCCACAGCAGTAGCAGCTCTTGAAGAAATCAAATCTAGAACTGGTCTTGACTGGGAAAAGAAATTTGATGAGAAAAAAATCAACCCGAACGGTGGATCGATCTCCATTGGACACCCGTTTGGTGCTACCGGTGTGAGACTCCTTCACAACGCCATCATGGACTTTGAAGAAAACAAAGACGTGAAAAAGGTACTTGTGACTGCATGTGCACACGGTGGGATCGCAGGATCAATGATCGTAGAAAGAGCTTAA